The Sphingobium sp. JS3065 genome includes a region encoding these proteins:
- a CDS encoding heme lyase CcmF/NrfE family subunit has translation MIAEAGLAALWLAASLALLQLALAAIGLAGGKSELLGAVRPVAVAQGGLTALAFALLIALFMRSDMSVLLVVTNSHSMKPWLYKFAGTWGNHEGSMLLWVTVMGMAGAAVALFERALRRETHMAMLGGQAAISLGFYAFLLFASNPFARVDPPAADGQGLNPLLQDPGLAFHPPTLYLGYVGLSVAFSFAVGALLTRQVDAAFARAMRPWVLGAWILLTLGITAGSYWAYYELGWGGWWFWDPVENASLMPWLAATALLHSVTVLATRDALRAWTVMLAVVAFSMSMVGTFLVRSGILTSVHAFAVDPERGTFILALLGIYIGGALALFGWRVGAVREGAPFELVSRETMLVVNNLLLSVILGLVLIGTLYPLMTEAFGHKVSVGAPYFDRIAGPIALALMIVMILGPLTRWRRDRMREVTRRIAIPLAVGGLVFLTLATLAWGRIGILPFLGLVIALAVAVGSVAPLWKRNLRRTPLFTWGMVIAHLGCAVSLAGMACDSAFTVEKLVAARPGDTVETAGWTLRFRQILPIAGDNWTALQADMEASRDGGEPVLIHPQSRFFASPPTTTTEAALLTRWNGQLYVVLGQEADEGRWQLRIWWKPFVTLIWFGGFLIALGGGLALVGRERRGWLLKWRARKAMEAAL, from the coding sequence ATGATCGCTGAAGCTGGCCTTGCCGCATTATGGCTTGCCGCGTCGCTGGCCCTGCTTCAGTTGGCGCTGGCGGCGATTGGCCTCGCTGGAGGCAAGAGCGAACTGCTGGGCGCGGTGCGGCCCGTGGCGGTGGCGCAGGGGGGGCTGACGGCACTGGCCTTCGCCCTGCTGATCGCGCTGTTCATGCGGTCCGACATGTCGGTCCTGCTCGTCGTCACGAACAGCCATTCGATGAAGCCCTGGCTCTACAAATTCGCCGGAACCTGGGGCAATCACGAAGGGTCGATGCTGCTCTGGGTGACCGTGATGGGCATGGCGGGCGCGGCCGTCGCCCTCTTCGAGCGGGCCTTGCGGCGCGAGACGCACATGGCGATGCTCGGCGGGCAGGCGGCGATCAGCCTTGGCTTCTATGCCTTCCTGCTGTTCGCCTCCAATCCCTTCGCGCGGGTCGATCCGCCGGCGGCGGACGGGCAGGGACTCAATCCGCTCTTGCAAGACCCCGGCCTCGCTTTCCATCCGCCGACGCTTTATCTCGGTTATGTCGGCCTGTCCGTTGCCTTTTCCTTTGCGGTCGGCGCGCTGTTGACCAGGCAGGTGGACGCCGCCTTCGCTCGCGCCATGCGGCCATGGGTTCTGGGCGCGTGGATATTGCTGACGCTCGGCATCACGGCGGGCAGCTATTGGGCCTATTATGAACTGGGCTGGGGCGGCTGGTGGTTCTGGGATCCGGTGGAAAATGCCTCGCTCATGCCCTGGCTGGCGGCGACGGCGTTGCTCCATAGCGTGACCGTGCTGGCCACCCGTGACGCCTTGCGCGCATGGACGGTGATGCTGGCGGTGGTCGCCTTTTCCATGTCGATGGTCGGCACTTTCCTGGTCCGGTCGGGAATCCTGACCAGCGTCCACGCTTTCGCCGTCGATCCGGAACGCGGCACCTTCATTCTGGCGCTGCTCGGCATCTATATCGGCGGGGCATTGGCTCTGTTCGGCTGGCGCGTGGGCGCGGTGCGGGAGGGCGCGCCGTTCGAACTGGTCAGCCGGGAAACCATGTTGGTCGTCAATAATCTGCTGCTCTCGGTCATATTGGGGCTGGTGCTGATCGGCACGCTTTATCCGCTAATGACCGAAGCATTCGGCCATAAGGTGTCGGTGGGCGCGCCCTATTTCGACCGCATCGCAGGTCCGATCGCGCTGGCGTTGATGATCGTGATGATCCTTGGACCGCTGACCCGCTGGCGGCGCGACCGGATGCGGGAAGTGACCCGGCGGATAGCGATCCCGCTGGCGGTGGGGGGATTGGTTTTCCTCACGCTGGCGACCTTGGCCTGGGGGCGGATCGGCATATTGCCCTTCCTTGGCCTGGTGATCGCGCTGGCGGTCGCGGTGGGAAGCGTCGCGCCGCTCTGGAAGCGCAATCTGCGCCGAACGCCGCTTTTTACCTGGGGCATGGTGATCGCTCATCTGGGCTGCGCGGTCAGTCTGGCCGGCATGGCCTGCGATTCGGCCTTCACGGTGGAGAAGCTGGTGGCGGCGCGCCCCGGTGACACGGTGGAGACGGCAGGCTGGACCCTTCGTTTCAGGCAGATCCTGCCGATAGCGGGCGACAACTGGACCGCGCTCCAGGCTGATATGGAAGCGAGCCGCGACGGAGGCGAGCCGGTCCTGATACACCCGCAGTCGCGATTCTTCGCCTCACCGCCGACGACCACGACCGAAGCCGCCCTGCTGACGCGCTGGAACGGCCAGCTCTATGTCGTGCTGGGGCAGGAGGCGGATGAGGGCCGCTGGCAGCTCCGCATCTGGTGGAAGCCGTTCGTGACGCTGATCTGGTTTGGCGGTTTCCTGATCGCGCTGGGCGGCGGGCTGGCGTTGGTCGGGCGGGAACGGCGCGGCTGGCTGCTCAAATGGCGGGCGCGCAAGGCCATGGAGGCCGCATTATGA
- a CDS encoding lipoprotein-releasing ABC transporter permease subunit, which produces MILSRYERMIAKRYLLPGKGEGFIFLVAGISLVAVMLGVAALIIVMSVMNGFRAELFDKIVGLNGHAVVQGYGGRLPDWKAVLKEAKATPGVTSATPLIEQPLLGSFQGRVDAVLVRGMTVNDIRNNATLKAKVVAGKLSALTPNGGKVGIGSRLAENLGIQLGDSITIINPAGRSTPFGTVPRQVSYQVAAIFEVGIYDYDKAFVVMPVEDAQTLLLLGDVVSMIEVETVNADQVAAILEPLAAKVAGRAIVTDWRQMNASLFEALAVERVAMFVVLSIIVLVAVFNILSSLIMLVRAKTRDIAILRTMGASRVGLVKIFMTVGVTIGSLGMAAGMVLGFTFLFFRQSVVNAIQFLTGQNLWDPSIRFLTELPAKPDPVEIAIICLMALVFSFLATLYPAFKAANTDPVQVLRYE; this is translated from the coding sequence ATGATTCTGTCCCGATACGAACGCATGATTGCCAAGCGTTACCTGCTGCCCGGCAAGGGGGAGGGTTTCATCTTCCTCGTCGCCGGCATCAGCCTGGTGGCGGTGATGCTGGGGGTGGCGGCGCTTATCATCGTGATGAGCGTGATGAACGGCTTTCGCGCCGAACTGTTCGACAAGATCGTCGGCCTCAACGGCCATGCCGTGGTCCAGGGCTATGGCGGGCGCCTGCCGGACTGGAAAGCGGTGCTGAAGGAGGCGAAGGCGACGCCCGGCGTCACTAGCGCAACGCCGTTGATCGAGCAGCCTTTGCTCGGCAGCTTCCAGGGCCGGGTGGACGCGGTGCTGGTACGCGGCATGACCGTGAACGACATTCGGAACAACGCGACCCTGAAGGCCAAGGTCGTTGCGGGCAAGCTGAGCGCGCTGACACCCAATGGCGGCAAGGTGGGGATCGGGTCGCGCCTGGCGGAAAATCTGGGCATACAGTTGGGCGACAGCATCACCATCATCAATCCGGCGGGCCGTTCGACGCCCTTCGGCACCGTGCCCCGGCAGGTTTCCTATCAAGTCGCCGCCATTTTCGAAGTCGGCATCTATGATTATGACAAGGCGTTCGTGGTCATGCCGGTGGAGGACGCCCAGACCCTGCTGCTGCTGGGCGACGTCGTCAGCATGATCGAGGTCGAGACGGTGAACGCCGACCAGGTCGCCGCCATATTGGAACCGCTGGCCGCCAAGGTCGCGGGGCGCGCCATCGTGACGGATTGGCGTCAGATGAACGCTTCCCTGTTCGAAGCGCTGGCGGTGGAACGGGTCGCGATGTTCGTGGTGCTGTCGATCATCGTGCTGGTCGCGGTGTTCAACATCCTCTCGTCGCTGATCATGCTGGTGCGCGCCAAGACGCGCGACATCGCGATCTTGCGGACCATGGGGGCGAGCCGTGTAGGCCTGGTCAAGATATTCATGACCGTGGGCGTGACGATCGGGTCGCTCGGCATGGCGGCGGGCATGGTGTTGGGCTTCACCTTCCTGTTCTTCCGCCAGAGCGTGGTGAACGCTATCCAGTTCCTGACCGGGCAGAATCTATGGGATCCCTCGATCCGTTTCCTCACCGAACTGCCCGCCAAGCCCGATCCGGTGGAGATCGCCATCATCTGCCTGATGGCGCTGGTCTTCAGCTTCCTGGCGACGCTCTATCCCGCGTTCAAGGCCGCCAATACCGATCCCGTGCAGGTGCTGCGCTATGAATGA
- a CDS encoding Hsp20 family protein, whose translation MRGFDLTPYRRSTVGFDRLFDLIENNARLSQGDNYPPFNIERLSEDRYRVTLAVAGFRTDEIDITAQQNLLQVTGRKEEAPGGDRARFLHVGIANRSFERRFELADFVRVEKADLADGLLTIELVREVPEAMKPKKIAINGGQLVEINSDRDAA comes from the coding sequence ATGCGTGGTTTTGACCTGACCCCCTATCGCCGCTCGACCGTGGGTTTCGACCGTCTCTTCGACCTGATCGAAAACAATGCCCGGTTGAGTCAGGGCGACAATTACCCCCCTTTCAATATCGAACGGCTTTCCGAGGATCGCTATCGCGTCACGCTGGCCGTGGCGGGCTTCCGCACGGATGAGATCGACATCACGGCTCAGCAGAACCTGCTCCAGGTGACCGGGCGGAAGGAAGAGGCGCCCGGCGGCGACCGCGCGCGTTTCCTGCATGTCGGCATCGCCAACCGCAGCTTCGAGCGCCGCTTCGAACTCGCCGATTTCGTGCGGGTGGAGAAGGCCGATCTTGCCGACGGCCTGCTGACGATCGAACTGGTGCGCGAAGTGCCGGAGGCGATGAAGCCGAAGAAGATCGCCATCAACGGCGGTCAGCTTGTCGAGATCAACAGCGACCGCGACGCCGCCTGA
- the ccmE gene encoding cytochrome c maturation protein CcmE produces the protein MKAKHQRLILAVVALAALIGAGLLAASALKDEAAYFYAPNDVKTEGVEPGKAIRLGGMVVKGSIKRASDGVTIHFDVTDGKATVPASFKGITPDLFREGSGVVAEGSFDAGGIFQATNLLAKHDERYMPRELEGMQYDEKSHKMKADQ, from the coding sequence ATGAAGGCGAAACATCAAAGGCTGATCCTGGCCGTGGTCGCCCTGGCCGCGCTGATCGGCGCGGGCCTGCTGGCGGCGTCCGCGCTCAAGGACGAGGCCGCTTATTTCTACGCGCCCAACGACGTGAAGACCGAGGGCGTCGAGCCGGGCAAGGCGATCCGGCTGGGCGGCATGGTGGTCAAGGGCAGTATCAAGCGCGCCAGCGACGGCGTCACCATCCATTTCGACGTCACCGACGGAAAGGCGACTGTCCCGGCAAGCTTCAAGGGCATCACCCCCGACCTTTTTCGCGAAGGTTCGGGCGTAGTGGCTGAGGGGTCTTTTGACGCGGGCGGCATTTTCCAGGCCACCAATTTGCTGGCCAAACATGACGAGCGCTACATGCCGCGCGAGTTGGAAGGCATGCAATATGACGAGAAGTCCCACAAGATGAAGGCGGATCAGTGA
- a CDS encoding cytochrome c-type biogenesis protein CcmH, with protein MLSAPVFAQSALPPAPYADRQIEDPGLEKKARTLMETIRCLTCQSQSIADSNASMAGDMRSQIRERIMAGEQPEHIRAWLIERYGDWVSYEPTAEPILWPLWAAPLILLGLGLLLLRGRIKRRRRS; from the coding sequence ATGCTGAGCGCCCCTGTCTTCGCGCAGTCCGCCTTGCCGCCTGCTCCCTATGCCGACCGCCAGATAGAAGACCCGGGGCTGGAGAAAAAGGCGCGGACCCTTATGGAAACGATCCGCTGCCTCACCTGCCAGAGCCAGTCGATAGCCGACAGCAATGCCAGCATGGCGGGCGATATGCGGTCGCAGATCCGCGAACGCATCATGGCGGGTGAGCAGCCCGAACATATCCGCGCCTGGCTGATCGAGCGCTATGGCGACTGGGTGAGTTATGAGCCGACGGCGGAACCGATCCTCTGGCCGCTCTGGGCCGCGCCGCTGATTCTGCTGGGTCTGGGGCTGCTGTTGCTGCGCGGGCGGATCAAGCGGAGGAGGCGGTCATGA
- a CDS encoding tetratricopeptide repeat protein, whose amino-acid sequence MTGWIIAAALALFVSVALVAVGRIPRTAWEISAAALLLGLAGYAWQGKPGSAGSPRQAADKDVVAFDEKLAEQRRGLAERYGKAGQWLMLSDGLGRQGKTKEAANVLLSGLRDTPDDPNLWLGFGNALVAHAGGVLSPSADFAYRRAMAIDPEGPAPRYFYGMALARAGQLKEARSLWAPLAASAPEDSAVKKELESNIARIDAMLGSAGR is encoded by the coding sequence ATGACGGGTTGGATCATCGCTGCCGCATTGGCGCTCTTCGTGAGCGTGGCGCTTGTCGCGGTCGGCCGGATACCCCGGACGGCCTGGGAAATCTCGGCTGCTGCCCTGCTGCTGGGTCTTGCCGGCTATGCCTGGCAGGGAAAACCGGGATCGGCGGGTTCGCCCCGGCAAGCGGCGGACAAGGACGTCGTGGCCTTTGACGAGAAGCTTGCCGAACAGCGCCGGGGCCTTGCCGAGCGTTATGGCAAGGCGGGCCAGTGGCTGATGCTGTCGGACGGTTTGGGGCGTCAGGGGAAGACGAAGGAAGCAGCGAATGTCCTGCTGTCCGGCCTTCGCGATACGCCGGACGATCCCAATCTATGGCTGGGATTCGGCAATGCGCTGGTCGCGCATGCGGGCGGGGTGCTGTCCCCCTCGGCCGATTTCGCCTATCGCCGGGCCATGGCGATCGATCCCGAAGGTCCGGCGCCGCGCTATTTCTACGGGATGGCGCTCGCCCGCGCAGGGCAGCTCAAGGAAGCCCGCTCTCTCTGGGCGCCGCTTGCCGCCAGCGCACCTGAAGACAGCGCGGTCAAGAAGGAACTCGAAAGCAACATTGCGCGTATCGACGCCATGCTTGGGTCTGCCGGCCGATAA
- the purF gene encoding amidophosphoribosyltransferase — protein sequence MFTTNPFDDDKLREECGIFGVFNAETASAMVALGLHALQHRGQEAAGITSWDGHDFHTHRAMGHVAGNFDRDEVIRGLPGGAACGHVRYSTTGETSLRNVQPLYAELNSGGFAIAHNGNISNAMKLRRELIRRGSIFQSTSDTEVIIHLVATSTYRTLLDKFIDALKQVEGAYSLIVMTPEGMVACRDPLGIRPLVMGKLGDSIIFASETVAFDVVGAEHVRSIEPGELVIVTHDGEVRSHHPFGETHARPCIFEHVYFSRPDSVVDGSSVYSVRKAIGAQLALENPVEADYVIPVPDSGVPAAIGYAQQSGIPFELGIIRSHYIGRTFIQPGDKVRHLGVKLKHNANRALIEGKRIVLIDDSIVRGTTSLKIVQMMREAGAKEVHMRIASPPTRHSCFYGVDTPERTKLLAHRLDIGGMQDFIHADSLSFISIDGLYKALGEVKRADIRPQYCDACFTGDYPTTLTDQDEVVVQNQLELLAERVV from the coding sequence ATGTTTACGACGAACCCGTTCGACGACGACAAGCTGCGTGAAGAATGCGGCATTTTCGGCGTCTTCAACGCTGAAACCGCCTCCGCCATGGTCGCTCTTGGCCTCCACGCGCTCCAGCATCGCGGCCAGGAGGCGGCCGGCATCACCAGCTGGGACGGCCATGATTTCCACACCCACCGCGCGATGGGGCATGTGGCCGGGAATTTCGACCGCGACGAAGTGATTCGGGGCCTCCCCGGCGGTGCGGCCTGCGGCCATGTCCGCTATTCGACCACCGGCGAAACATCGCTGCGCAACGTCCAGCCGCTTTATGCGGAACTGAATTCCGGCGGTTTCGCCATCGCGCATAACGGCAATATTTCCAACGCCATGAAGCTGCGCCGCGAACTGATCCGCCGCGGCTCCATCTTCCAGTCGACCTCCGATACCGAAGTCATCATCCATCTGGTCGCCACTTCCACCTATCGCACGCTGCTCGACAAGTTCATCGATGCGCTGAAGCAGGTCGAGGGCGCCTATTCGCTGATCGTCATGACGCCCGAAGGCATGGTCGCATGCCGCGATCCGCTGGGCATCCGGCCCCTGGTGATGGGCAAGCTGGGCGATTCGATCATCTTCGCTTCCGAAACCGTCGCCTTCGACGTCGTGGGGGCGGAGCATGTCCGCTCCATCGAGCCGGGCGAACTGGTCATCGTCACCCATGACGGCGAAGTGCGCAGCCACCACCCCTTTGGGGAGACGCATGCCCGCCCCTGCATTTTCGAACATGTCTATTTCAGCCGTCCCGATTCGGTCGTCGACGGCTCCAGCGTCTATTCGGTCCGCAAGGCGATCGGCGCGCAGTTGGCCCTCGAAAACCCGGTCGAGGCGGATTATGTCATCCCGGTGCCCGACAGCGGCGTTCCGGCGGCGATCGGCTATGCCCAGCAATCGGGCATTCCCTTCGAACTGGGCATCATCCGCTCGCACTATATCGGCCGCACCTTCATCCAGCCGGGCGACAAGGTCCGCCACCTGGGCGTGAAGCTGAAGCATAATGCCAACCGCGCCCTGATCGAGGGCAAGCGCATCGTGCTGATCGACGATTCGATCGTGCGCGGCACCACCAGCTTGAAGATCGTGCAGATGATGCGCGAAGCGGGCGCCAAGGAAGTGCATATGCGCATCGCCAGCCCGCCGACCAGGCATAGCTGCTTCTACGGCGTCGATACGCCGGAGCGGACCAAGCTGCTGGCGCACCGGCTGGACATTGGCGGGATGCAGGACTTCATCCACGCCGACAGCCTGTCCTTCATCTCCATCGATGGGCTGTACAAGGCGCTGGGCGAGGTGAAGCGCGCGGACATCCGGCCGCAATATTGCGACGCCTGCTTCACCGGCGACTATCCCACGACCCTGACCGACCAGGACGAAGTCGTCGTGCAGAACCAATTGGAACTGCTGGCCGAACGGGTGGTCTGA
- a CDS encoding potassium transporter Kup, which translates to MADEITGAIARTDDESAHDHGHSGQKATLKLVVGAIGIVFGDIGTSPLYAFRETFAGHHHLDLDPDHILGVISLMFWSMMLVVTLKYVTVIMRADNKGEGGSLALLALINGQTKTQRWSRGIVLLGVFATSLFYGDSMITPAVSVLSAVEGLAVYNSSLAPVILPTAVVILLGLFWIQGLGTNRVASLFGPIMLSYFLTIAVLGIISIAKTPGILYAFNPYWAVMFFATDPLPAFLALGAVVLAVTGAEALYADMGHFGRSPIRVSWLAFVLPALMMNYMGQGALLFREGAAALHSPFYYLAPQWAQLPLVGLATMAAIIASQAVISGAFSVTQQAIQLGFMPRLRIAHTSASTAGQIYIPLVNWGLMVMVILLVLVFQTSSNLTAAYGIAVTGAMFIDNVLLTVLLYRLWKWRWYYSVPLLTVLFLVDGAYLAANLTKVPAGGWFPLLIGFVIFTLLTTWSRGRRLVQDRLREAAMPIPVFVASAANSAVRVPGTAVFMTSTPDGVPHALLHNLRHNKVLHERVILLTVKIKDVPVVEDDGRCRLEDLGRGFFRLVLQYGFMQEPDVPAALKNVTGCGEAFRMMDTSFFLARQTLLPSAKPGMPLWREKIFAWMLRNAESAMEFFRLPTNRVVELGSQVEI; encoded by the coding sequence ATGGCTGACGAGATCACCGGCGCTATCGCGCGCACCGATGACGAAAGCGCCCATGATCACGGCCATTCGGGACAGAAGGCCACGCTGAAGCTGGTGGTCGGCGCAATCGGGATCGTTTTCGGGGACATCGGCACCAGCCCGCTTTACGCATTCCGGGAAACCTTCGCCGGGCATCACCATCTGGACCTGGACCCGGACCATATATTGGGCGTCATCAGCTTGATGTTCTGGTCGATGATGCTGGTCGTGACCCTCAAATATGTCACCGTCATCATGCGCGCCGACAATAAGGGGGAGGGTGGCAGCCTTGCCCTGTTGGCGCTGATCAACGGCCAGACCAAGACACAGCGATGGTCGCGGGGAATCGTCCTGCTGGGCGTGTTCGCGACATCGCTTTTCTATGGCGATTCGATGATCACGCCCGCCGTTTCGGTACTGTCGGCGGTCGAAGGGCTGGCGGTCTATAATAGCAGCCTTGCGCCCGTCATCCTGCCCACGGCGGTCGTCATCCTGCTGGGCCTGTTCTGGATACAGGGGCTGGGGACCAATCGAGTCGCTTCTTTGTTCGGCCCGATCATGCTGTCCTATTTCCTGACGATCGCGGTTCTGGGGATCATCAGCATCGCCAAGACGCCGGGCATACTCTATGCGTTCAACCCCTATTGGGCCGTCATGTTCTTCGCCACCGATCCGCTGCCCGCTTTTCTCGCTTTGGGCGCGGTGGTGCTGGCGGTGACGGGGGCCGAAGCGCTCTACGCCGATATGGGCCATTTCGGACGCAGCCCGATCCGGGTGTCCTGGCTGGCCTTCGTCCTGCCGGCGCTGATGATGAACTATATGGGGCAAGGTGCGCTGCTGTTTCGCGAGGGCGCCGCGGCCCTGCATAGCCCCTTCTACTATCTGGCTCCGCAATGGGCGCAACTGCCGCTGGTCGGACTTGCCACGATGGCGGCGATCATCGCCAGCCAGGCGGTGATTTCCGGCGCCTTTTCCGTCACGCAGCAGGCGATCCAGCTCGGCTTCATGCCGCGCCTGCGGATCGCGCATACCAGCGCTTCGACCGCTGGCCAGATATACATTCCCCTGGTCAACTGGGGGTTGATGGTCATGGTAATCCTGCTGGTGCTGGTGTTCCAGACCTCATCGAACCTGACCGCCGCCTATGGCATCGCCGTCACGGGCGCGATGTTCATCGACAATGTATTGCTGACCGTCCTGCTCTATCGCCTGTGGAAATGGCGCTGGTATTATTCCGTCCCGTTGCTGACCGTGCTGTTTCTGGTGGACGGAGCCTATCTGGCCGCCAATCTCACGAAAGTGCCTGCGGGCGGCTGGTTCCCGCTACTGATCGGATTCGTGATCTTCACGCTGCTCACCACCTGGTCGCGGGGACGGCGGCTGGTGCAGGACCGGCTGCGCGAAGCCGCCATGCCGATCCCTGTCTTCGTCGCATCGGCGGCCAACAGCGCCGTTCGCGTTCCCGGCACGGCGGTTTTCATGACCTCCACGCCTGATGGCGTGCCGCATGCGCTGCTGCACAATCTCAGGCATAACAAGGTGCTGCATGAGCGCGTCATCCTGTTGACCGTCAAGATCAAGGACGTGCCGGTCGTCGAGGATGACGGGCGTTGTAGGTTGGAGGATCTGGGCCGGGGCTTCTTCCGTCTGGTCCTGCAATATGGTTTCATGCAGGAACCCGACGTTCCCGCCGCGCTCAAGAATGTGACGGGCTGCGGCGAGGCGTTCAGGATGATGGACACCAGCTTCTTCCTGGCGCGGCAGACGTTGCTGCCGTCGGCCAAGCCGGGCATGCCGCTCTGGCGTGAGAAGATATTCGCCTGGATGCTGCGCAATGCGGAAAGCGCAATGGAATTCTTCCGCCTGCCGACCAATCGCGTGGTCGAATTGGGCAGTCAGGTCGAAATCTGA
- a CDS encoding redoxin family protein, translating into MRKLLIWLPLALFLGFFGLFASGLLRPDDRIISSKLVGKSLPAFVLPAAASDRPPLASTELATGKPRLLNIFASWCMPCAAEAPQLLALKQAGVEIDAIAIRDARTDVDAFLQRYGNPYSRIGLDARSEVQIALGSSGVPESFIIDGKGRIAYQHVGDIREDDVPMIIDRLRNAQ; encoded by the coding sequence ATGAGGAAATTGCTCATCTGGCTGCCGCTGGCGTTGTTCCTCGGCTTTTTCGGGCTGTTTGCGAGCGGGCTGTTGCGTCCGGACGACCGGATCATCAGTTCGAAGCTTGTCGGCAAATCGCTGCCCGCCTTCGTCCTGCCCGCCGCCGCGAGCGACCGGCCGCCGCTTGCCAGCACGGAACTCGCCACGGGGAAGCCGCGCCTGCTCAATATATTCGCAAGCTGGTGCATGCCCTGCGCGGCGGAAGCGCCCCAATTGCTGGCGCTCAAACAGGCGGGCGTGGAAATCGACGCCATCGCCATTCGCGATGCGCGGACCGACGTCGACGCTTTCCTCCAGCGCTACGGCAATCCCTATTCCCGCATCGGTCTGGATGCGCGGAGCGAGGTGCAGATCGCGCTGGGTTCGTCCGGCGTTCCGGAAAGCTTCATCATCGATGGAAAGGGCCGCATCGCCTATCAGCATGTGGGCGACATTCGCGAGGATGACGTGCCAATGATCATCGACCGGCTGAGGAATGCGCAGTGA
- the ccmC gene encoding heme ABC transporter permease CcmC, with the protein MHRFANPARFLKIARPLTVWLFWPGLILLLAGAGCGLFVTPADYLQGDTVRILYIHVPAAWLGMAGWTGIAIAALMQLVWRHPLAAVAGRAIAVPGAFFTATCLITGSIWGRPTWGTWWEWDGRMTSMLVLFFLYLGYIALANASARQGSGGVSPVTAIFGLVGAINIPIINRSVLWWNSLHQGPSITLRGSTIDTALLWPLGFTLVGFTLLFAAIVLMRMRAILARNKIEARMQRLARG; encoded by the coding sequence ATGCATCGTTTCGCCAATCCTGCGCGCTTCCTCAAAATTGCCCGACCTTTGACGGTCTGGCTGTTCTGGCCGGGGCTGATTCTGCTGCTCGCCGGGGCCGGCTGCGGTCTGTTCGTGACGCCGGCGGACTATCTTCAGGGCGATACGGTGCGCATCCTCTACATCCATGTTCCCGCCGCCTGGCTGGGCATGGCGGGATGGACCGGCATCGCCATCGCCGCCCTCATGCAACTGGTCTGGCGTCATCCGCTTGCCGCCGTGGCGGGGCGGGCCATTGCCGTGCCGGGTGCCTTCTTCACCGCGACCTGCCTCATCACCGGGTCGATCTGGGGTCGGCCCACCTGGGGCACATGGTGGGAATGGGACGGGCGCATGACATCCATGCTGGTGCTGTTCTTCCTCTATCTCGGCTATATCGCCCTCGCCAATGCCAGCGCGCGGCAGGGCAGCGGCGGGGTCAGTCCCGTAACCGCCATTTTCGGGCTGGTCGGCGCGATCAACATCCCGATCATCAACCGTTCGGTGCTGTGGTGGAACAGCCTGCATCAAGGCCCCAGCATCACCCTGCGCGGATCGACCATCGATACGGCGCTGCTCTGGCCGCTGGGCTTCACCCTGGTCGGATTCACCTTGCTTTTCGCGGCGATCGTGCTGATGCGCATGCGCGCCATATTGGCGCGGAACAAGATCGAAGCGCGGATGCAGCGGCTTGCGCGAGGATGA
- a CDS encoding SDR family NAD(P)-dependent oxidoreductase: MSIQPPSGQPLSGKLALVTGASRGIGAATAEALAAAGAHVILTARTNGGLEEVEDRIHQSGGSATIAPLDLIDGESIGRLAHAISGRWQALDILVLNAATLGSLASVPAIDAKEFARLLTLNIAAPQALIAAFDGMLRASGDARVVALTSSVSAQPRAYWGAYGASKAALETLVGAYGEEVKNISAIRTHIVDPGATRTAMRARAFPGEDPAALKEPAIVGRAIVDLVIADTPDGYRTRID; encoded by the coding sequence ATGTCGATCCAGCCTCCTTCCGGCCAGCCTCTTTCCGGCAAGCTTGCCCTCGTCACCGGGGCCAGCCGGGGCATCGGCGCCGCCACGGCGGAAGCATTGGCCGCCGCCGGCGCGCATGTCATCCTGACCGCGCGGACCAACGGCGGGCTGGAAGAAGTGGAGGATCGCATCCATCAGTCCGGCGGCAGCGCGACCATCGCCCCGCTGGACCTGATCGACGGCGAAAGCATCGGGCGACTGGCGCACGCCATTTCAGGACGTTGGCAGGCGCTCGACATATTGGTCCTGAATGCGGCGACGCTGGGGAGCCTGGCTTCGGTTCCGGCCATCGATGCCAAGGAATTCGCGCGGTTGCTGACGCTCAATATTGCCGCGCCTCAGGCTCTGATCGCGGCCTTTGACGGCATGCTGCGGGCCAGCGGGGATGCGCGGGTGGTTGCCCTGACTTCCTCCGTCAGTGCGCAGCCACGGGCTTATTGGGGCGCCTATGGAGCTTCGAAGGCGGCGCTGGAAACGCTGGTCGGCGCCTATGGCGAGGAAGTGAAGAATATTTCCGCCATCCGCACCCATATCGTCGATCCCGGCGCGACGCGCACCGCCATGCGCGCGCGGGCTTTTCCCGGCGAAGATCCTGCGGCGCTCAAGGAACCCGCTATTGTGGGACGCGCCATTGTCGATCTGGTGATTGCCGATACGCCTGACGGATACCGGACACGCATTGATTAG